In one Vicugna pacos chromosome 22, VicPac4, whole genome shotgun sequence genomic region, the following are encoded:
- the RFX1 gene encoding MHC class II regulatory factor RFX1 yields MATQAYVTELQAAPQPSQPPQAPPQAQPQPPPPPSAAPQPPQPPATAATPQPQYVTELQNPQPQAQAPGSQKQYVTELPAAPTPSQPAGAPAPSPASQQYIVVTVSEGAMRASETVSEASPGSTASQTGVPTQVVQQVQGTQQRLLVQTSVQAKPGHVSPLQLTNIPVPQQALPTQRLVVQSTAPGGKGGQVSLTVHGTQQVHSPPERSPVQANSSSSKTAGAPTGTVSQQLQVHSVPQSVPVTQERSVVQATPQVPKAGPVQQLTVQGLQPVHVAQEVQQLQQVPVPHVYSSQVQYVEGGDASYTASAIRSSTYPYPETPLYTQTASTSYYEAAGTAAQVSTPATSQAVASSGSVPMYVSGSQVVASSTSSGSGASNSSGGSGGSGGGGGGGGGGGGGSSSGSGAGTYVIQGGYMLGSASQSYSHTTRASPATVQWLLDNYETAEGVSLPRSTLYCHYLLHCQEQKLEPVNAASFGKLIRSVFMGLRTRRLGTRGNSKYHYYGLRIKASSPLLRLMEDQQHMAMRGQPFSQKQRLKPIQKMEGMTNGVAVGPQQATGLSDISAQVQQYQQFLDASRSLPDFSELDLQGKVLPEGVGPGDIKAFQVLYREHCEAIVDVMVNLQFTLVETLWKTFWRYNLSQPSEAPPLAVHDEAEKRLPKAILVLLSKFEPVLQWTKHCDNVLYQGLVEILIPDVLRPIPSALTQAIRNFAKSLESWLTHAMVNIPEEMLRVKVAAAGAFAQTLRRYTSLNHLAQAARAVLQNTAQINQMLSDLNRVDFANVQEQASWVCRCEDRVVQRLEQDFKVTLQQQNSLEQWAAWLDGVVSQVLKPYQGSAGFPKAAKLFLLKWSFYSSMVIRDLTLRSAASFGSFHLIRLLYDEYMYYLIEHRVAQAKGETPIAVMGEFANLATSLNSLDPDKDEEEEEEDESEDELPQDISLAAGSESPALGPEALEPPAKLARTDARGLFVQALPSS; encoded by the exons ATGGCAACACAGGCGTACGTTACCGAGCTACAGGCAGCCCCGCAACCATCCCAGCCGCCACAGGCCCCTCCAcaggcccagccccagccgccacccccaccctcagcaGCACCCcaacccccccagcccccagccaccgccgccaccccccagccccaatATGTCACCGAGCTGCagaacccccagccccaggcacagGCACCGGGCAGCCAGAAGCAGTATGTGACAGAGCTTCCGGCCGCCCCCACGCCCTCGCAGCCGGCCGGCGCACCCGCCCCGTCCCCAGCATCCCAGCAGTACATCGTGGTCACCGTCTCTG AAGGTGCCATGCGGGCCAGCGAGACTGTGTCAGAGGCCAGCCCAGGCTCCACGGCCAGCCAGACTGGAGTCCCCACTCAGGTGGTTCAGCAGGTGCAGGGCACCCAGCAG CGGCTGCTGGTCCAGAcaagtgtgcaggccaagccggGCCACGTGTCACCCCTCCAGCTCACCAACATCCCAGTGCCCCAGCAG GCTCTCCCCACGCAGCGTCTGGTGGTGCAGAGCACAGCCCCGGGCGGCAAGGGTGGCCAGGTCTCCCTGACAGTGCATGGCACCCAGCAGGTGCACTCGCCCCCTGAG CGGTCGCCGGTGCAGGCCAATAGCTCCTCCAGCAAGACGGCTGGGGCTCCCACGGGCACGGTGTCGCAGCAGCTGCAAGTCCACAGTGTCCCGCAGAGTGTCCCCGTCACCCAAGAG AGGTCTGTGGTCCAGGCCACTCCACAGGTGCCCAAAGCTGGCCCCGTGCAGCAGCTCACAGTGCAAGGGCTCCAGCCAGTCCATGTGGCTCAAGAG GTGCAGCAGCTCCAGCAGGTGCCAGTCCCACATGTGTACTCCAGCCAAGTGCAGTATGTGGAGGGCGGCGATGCCAGTTACACGGCCAGCGCCAT CCGCTCCAGCACCTACCCCTACCCCGAAACGCCGCTGTACACGCAGACCGCCAGCACCAGCTACTACGAGGCCGCGGGCACAGCTGCCCAGGTCAGCACTCCTGCCACCTCCCAGGCGGTGGCCAGCAGTGGCTCTGTGCCCATGTACGTGTCTGGCAGCCAGGTGGTCGCCAGCTCCACCAGCAGTGGGAGTGGGGCCAGCAACAGCAGCGGTGGtagcggcggcagtggcggcggcggaggcggtggtgggggcggcggcggtggcagcagcagtggcagtggagCAGGCACCTACGTGATCCAAGGCGGCTACATGCTGGGCAGTGCCAGCCAGTCCTACTCTCACACCACCCGTGCCTCACCAGCCACT GTCCAGTGGCTTCTGGACAACTACGAGACTGCTGAGGGCGTGAGCCTGCCGCGGAGCACCCTCTACTGCCACTACCTGCTGCACTGCCAGGAGCAGAAGCTGGAGCCCGTCAACGCCGCGTCCTTCGGCAAGCTCATCCGCTCAGTCTTCATGGGCCTGCGCACCCGACGTCTCGGTACCAG GGGCAACTCTAAGTACCACTACTACGGCCTGCGCATCAAGGCCAGCTCTCCCCTGCTGCGGCTGATGGAAGACCAGCAGCACATGGCCATGCGGGGCCAACCCTTCTCACAGAAGCAGAG GCTCAAACCCATTCAGAAAATGGAGGGCATGACCAACGGTGTGGCCGTGGGCCCACAGCAGGCCACTGGGCTGTCGGACATCAGTGCCCAGGTCCAGCAGTACCAGCAGTTTCTGG ATGCCTCAAGGAGCCTCCCTGACTTCTCAGAGCTTGACCTCCAGGGCAAAGTGCTGCCCGAGGGCGTCGGGCCTGGGGACATCAAGGCCTTCCAGGTCCTGTACCGGGAACACTGTGAG GCCATCGTCGATGTCATGGTGAACCTGCAGTTCACCCTGGTGGAGACGCTGTGGAAAACCTTCTGGAGGTACAACCTCAGCCAGCCCAGCGAGGCGCCGCCGCTGGCTGT GCACGATGAGGCTGAGAAGCGGCTGCCAAAGGCCATCCTGGTGCTCCTCTCCAAATTCGAGCCTGTGCTCCAGTGGACCAAGCACTGTGACAACGTGCTGTACCAGGGCCTGGTGGAGATCCTTATCCCTGATGTGCTGCGGCCCATCCCCA GTGCCTTGACCCAAGCGATCCGGAACTTTGCCAAGAGCCTGGAGAGCTGGCTCACCCATGCCATGGTGAACATACCCGAGGAGATGCTGCGGGTGAAG GTGGCAGCGGCCGGCGCCTTCGCGCAGACACTGCGGCGCTACACGTCGCTCAACCACTTGGCGCAAGCGGCGCGCGCTGTGCTGCAGAACACCGCGCAGATCAACCAGATGCTGAGCGATCTCAACCGTGTGGACTTCGCCAACGTGCAG GAGCAGGCCTCATGGGTGTGCCGCTGCGAGGACCGCGTGGTGCAGCGGCTAGAGCAGGACTTCAAAGTGACGCTGCAGCAGCAGAATTCACTGGAGCAGTGGGCAGCCTGGCTGGACGGCGTCGTGAGCCAGGTGCTCAAGCCATACCAGGGCAGCGCCGGCTTCCCCAAGGCCGCTAAGCTCTTCCTCCTCAAGTGGTCCTTCTACAG CTCCATGGTGATCCGGGACCTGACCCTGCGCAGCGCCGCCAGCTTCGGCTCCTTCCACCTCATCCGACTGCTCTACGATGAGTACATGTACTACCTGATCGAGCATCGCGTAGCCCAGGCCAAGGGCGAGACCCCCATCGCCGTCATGGGCGAG tTCGCCAACCTGGCTACCTCCCTGAACTCCTTGGACCCGGACAAAG acgaggaggaggaagaggaggacgaGAGCGAGGATGAGCTGCCGCAGGACATCTCGCTCGCGGCCGGCAGCGAGTCGCCCGCGCTGGGCCCCGAGGCTCTGGAGCCACCGGCCAAGCTGGCGCGGACGGACGCGCGCGGCCTCTTCGTGCAAGCGCTGCCCTCCAGCTAA
- the DCAF15 gene encoding DDB1- and CUL4-associated factor 15: MAPSSKSERNSGAGSGGGGPGGAGGKRAVGRRREHVLKQLERVKISGQLSPRLFRKLPPRVCVSLKNIVDEDFLYAGHIFLGFSKCGRYVLSYTSSSGDDDFSFYIYHLYWWEFNVHSKLKLVRQVRLFQDEEIYSDLYLTVCEWPSDASKVIVFGFNTRSANGMLMNMMMMSDENHRDIYISTVAVPPPGRCAACRDAIRAHPGDPSAQCLRHGFMLHTKYQVVYPFPTFQPAFQLKKDQVVLLNTSYSLVACAVSVHSAGDSSFCQILYDHTTYPPAPPSSPGPQSPEMPPVLPSVCPEAAPARPSGAPEPSPAIAKAKEFVADIFRRAKEAKGGASEEVRPPPCPGPSDSRCRLPSEPLAPGGEAVPRDSPTATEAPAPEPGYVNYTKLYYVLGSSEGTEPEDEFEDDKISLPFVVTDLRGRNLRPMREQAAVQGQYLTVEQLTLDFEYVINEVIRHDATWGHQFCSFSDYDIVILEVCPETNQVLINIGLLLLAFPSPTEEGQLRPKTYHTSLKVAWDLNTGIFVTVSVGDLTEVKGQTSGSVWSSYRKSCVDMVMKWLVPESSGRYVNRMTNEALHKGCSLKVLADSERYTWIVL; the protein is encoded by the exons ATGGCGCCCAGCTCGAAATCGGAGCGGAACAGCGGGGccgggagcggcggcggcggccccgggGGCGCCGGAGGGAAGCGGGCAGTGGGGCGGCGGCGGGAGCACGTCCTCAAACAGCTGGAGCGGGTCAAG ATCAGTGGGCAGCTCTCTCCTCGCCTCTTCCGAAAGCTGCCACCCAGGGTATGCGTCTCTCTCAAGAATATTGTGGATGAAGACTTCCTCTATGCAGG ACACATCTTCCTGGGCTTTTCCAAGTGCGGCCGTTACGTTCTCTCCTACACCAGCAGCAGCGGGGATGACGACTTCTCTTTCTACATCTACCACCTCTACTGGTGGGAGTTCAACGTCCACAGCAAGCTCAAGCTG GTCCGGCAGGTGCGGCTCTTCCAAGACGAAGAGATCTACAGTGACCTGTACCTGACCGTGTGTGAATGGCCCAGTGATGCCTCCAAGGTCATTGTCTTCGGCTTCAA CACCCGCTCAGCCAATGGCATGCTCATGAACATGATGATGATGAGTGACGAGAACCACCGGGACATCTACATCAGCACTGTGGCCGTGCCACCACCAGGCCGCTGTGCCGCCTGCCGGGATGCCATCCGGGCCCACCCAG GTGACCCGAGCGCGCAGTGCCTGCGGCATGGCTTCATGCTGCACACCAAGTACCAGGTGGTCTACCCCTTCCCCACTTTCCAGCCCGCCTTCCAGCTCAAGAAGGACCAGGTGGTGCTGCTCAACACCAGCTACTCCCTGGTGGCCTGTGCTGTCTCGGTCCACTCGGCAG GCGATAGCAGCTTCTGCCAAATCCTGTATGACCACACCACGTACCCCCcggcccctcccagctcccctgGGCCCCAGAGCCCAGAGATGCCCCCTGTCCTCCCCAGCGTCTGCCCTGAAGCAGCCCCAGCCCGGCCCTCTGGAGCTCCCGAGCCCTCACCCGCCATCGCCAAAGCCAAGGAGTTTGTGGCCGACATCTTCCGCAGGGCCAAAGAGGCCAAGGGTGGAGCCTCAGAGGAAGTCCGGCCAcccccctgcccagggccctcAGACAGCCGCTGCCGCCTGCCCTCTGAGCCCCTAGCCCCAGGTGGGGAGGCAGTGCCCCGGGACAGCCCCACTGCCACAGAGGCACCTGCCCCTGAGCCTGGATATGTCAACTACACCAAGCTGTATTACGTGCTGGGGTCCAGCGAGGGGACGGAGCCAGAGGATG AGTTTGAGGATGACAAGATCTCCCTGCCTTTCGTGGTGACTGATCTCCGAGGTCGCAACCTGCGGCCCATGCGGGAGCAAGCTGCTGTCCAG GGTCAGTACCTGACAGTGGAACAGCTCACGCTGGACTTCGAGTATGTCATCAACGAGGTCATCCGCCATGATGCCACTTGGGGTCACCAGTTCTGTTCCTTCAGTGACTATGACATCGTCATCCTGGAG GTCTGCCCAGAAACCAACCAGGTCCTCATTAACATCGGCCTGCTGCTCCTGGCGTTCCCGTCCCCCACCGAGGAAGGCCAGCTCCG ACCAAAGACCTATCACACCAGCCTCAAGGTGGCATGGGACCTCAACACAGGCATCTTTGTGACAGTCAGCGTGGGCGACCTCACTGAGGTCAAAGGGCAGACCAg CGGCAGCGTCTGGAGCTCATACCGCAAGAGCTGTGTGGACATGGTCATGAAGTGGCTGGTGCCTGAGAGCAGCGGCCGATATGTCAACAGGATGACCAACGAGGCACTGCACAAAG GGTGCTCACTGAAGGTTCTGGCGGACAGTGAGCGGTACACGTGGATTGTGCTGTGA